In the genome of Streptomyces collinus, one region contains:
- a CDS encoding DUF397 domain-containing protein, translated as MSTVELAWSKSSYSSSGDGDCVEVAVTPHLDTIHIRDSKNRQGPELRLSPTAWSAFLTHAAE; from the coding sequence ATGAGCACCGTCGAACTGGCCTGGTCCAAGTCCAGCTACAGCAGCAGTGGCGACGGCGATTGCGTCGAAGTAGCCGTAACCCCTCACCTCGACACCATCCACATCCGGGACTCGAAGAACAGGCAGGGCCCCGAGCTCCGCCTCTCCCCCACCGCCTGGTCCGCCTTCCTCACGCACGCCGCCGAGTAA